The sequence ATTATTGGGTAAACTCTGTCTGTCTCGGtctgtagaaaaaaaattgtcaggacatctcctcctaaactactgcgTCAATATCAAGCAGTAATCTTGGGAACCCAGTTTAAAACATTGTGCCTGCAGGTTTTCTTTTGTCATAATTTgattgtcatggtaaccaggtcacaATTCActgattttgtaaaattactAATAACTCGTAAACTTTTGGATCAATTTTGTTGGAACTTGGTCAATTGTTGATCATGCACTTTTAATTAATGTGTCATTTACTAaccatttacattttgtaaaaatcTAGATATGTCAAAGTGTTTATCATTAAGTTATGGGCTAGGTGTTTCATCAGGTATGGCTACTGTCAGAACTATAGACCAGTTAtgcccaatctgattaaaatcagctgtttgataCTCCGCTTACTACGTGCTCCGCTACAAACGTTTGTAGCGGAGCACGTAGTAAGCGGAGtatcaaacagctgattttaatcagattgagttATGCCCTTATGTATTAACAGTAACCAATACTAGTTATCAATGTCCTAATATGGCTTGGATTTTATGGCtatatcttattttaatatgaCTATTATTTCAATCAACATATTTTGCCTTCTGCTTTCTAGGTTTGATAAAGAGgtttataaaggacacataCTGGGGCCGACTGGACTTCCTTATCTGTGGTAAGTGTCCCATGATTCACTCATTTGTAAAGGACACATACTGGGGCCGACTGGACTTCCTTATCTGTGGTAAGTGTCATGTGACTCACTCAGTCGTAAGTGTCATGTGACTCACTCAGTCGTAAGTGTCATGTGACTCACTCAGTCGTAAGTGTCATGTGACTCACTCAGTCGTAAGTGTCATGTGACTCACTCAGTCGTAAGTGTCATGTGACTCACTCAGTCGTAAGTGTCATGTGACTCACTCAGTCGTAAGTGTCATGTGACTCACTCAGTCGTAAGTGTCATGTGACTCACTCGGTCGTAAGTGTCATGTGACTCACTCAGTCGTAAATGTAATGTGACTCACTCAGTCGTAAGAAATAATCTCACTGCTGAATtgtctttaaagatgctcctgAATtgtctttaaagatgctccaccattGTTTCACGAttaaaaacaggatcagacgatttggttttttttcttcagtttcaaaagttacttactttacaccattaccaccattggaaagtttgagcttctaattttcttcgagataaaaatattagaaatagttaattgcattccgaaaaaattctgtgggaCAATGTTCTACATAGAATGAAGTTACGACTGCGCatgtaccaaaaacaaaataaattattttatattattttttgtgttaattagacatatgtatatatacacgattaaacaccaattgctgttcaagtgatgattatcatttatggtctgtcggcggtggagcatcttttaagttttatgaaattttagtcGTTTTTTTTAACACTGTGCATTTAAGTAATTGAAATTATTGGAATTTTATTTGAGTGTCACAAAATTGATAGTACTATAATGAaagatttatattatataacaaaaggTGGTATACCATTATAAAATAGATATTGCTCCACcagtaaattatttttagaaatcaGCGCATGTTGGTTTTCATCGTTCACACAGAAATATACTGCTGAAAACATTGATCATATTTGGAGTGAATGAAAACAGAAAATGCTATTCTTATTTGTAGATACACCTCCTGGGACCAGTGACGAACATCTAACAGTAATCAAGGTTCTAAAAAATGTCAAACCAGATGGGGCCATAATTGTTACCACACTTCAACAGGTTGCCTTAGCAACCATTCGTAAAGAAATCAATTTCTGTAAGAAGATGGGTGTCCGAGTGCTGGGCCTTGTAGGGAACATGGAGAGTTATATATGTCCTTGTTGTGGCGTAAGTAGTACTATGAGCCTTAGTTTTGGGGCTTGGTACCATATATAGCTTTGTGTCTAATTGTCCAACAAACTGTTAGAAATTCTACTCATTATGTGTGCAGGCTCTCTCTCAATCATTACACAAGGAAGTCATACTCCAGTTATGCCTTATCTGTGTATAAAAGATTAAGTGTGTTGTATAACTTATGTAGGTCACTTTTACCTATAATTTGTGACctacataaaacataaagaTTGTTTAGACTCAATTTTAAACTGATGGGAGGCTatgatttgcatattacatgaTTTGGTGATTTATTGTACCTATGTATTGCAGTGATTTAGATTAGAGTCATCAACTGAAAATGTATTACATACTACGTTAATTGTTGAATAGGATATCCTGTCATTGTGTTTAGTTGCATGTTCACTGTTTGCTTTGAGGTTGTTTGATTTGTTCAGCAGaatgttttaataaatattattatttacaggAAATCAGTGAACTTTTTCCATCCAAAGGATTAGAAAATCTAGCTGCTGAGTTCAACATCCCAATCTTAGGCCGACTCCCACTTGATCAGGTACTTTCTctatttgttgatgtttgatGTCTCAGCACTATTCAACCATGTATGTCCTCATTTAAGCAGAAGTCAAAGTGGCCAAGTAGATAAGGTATTAATTCAAGAATATAACCACTAGCCCAAAGCTTCCACTTCAGGGTGtgtgtttagttttacgtccaataacagccagggtcatgtaaggacatgccaagTTTGATGTTGGAGGAAAAAACAGGAATACCCGAGGAAAAACCACtgatcagcggtcagtacctggcaactgcccaacatggcattcaaactcgcgaccaagaggtggagggcttatggtagtatgtcgggacatcttaaccattcggTTACTGTGGCTCCTCCCACTTCAGGGTTACGAGTTTGAAACTCATATGGGGAAGTTGTCAGTTGACTATAGGTTGTTATAATTTAACtctgaaattttaaaaataagaatagTTGAGATTTACTTTTTGTTACAATTGTGGACGATAAGTGACAATATTTTGACTTATTTCCACAGGAGGTAACACAGAGCTGTGAGGCTGGAAACAATGTCATCTCAGATCTTCAGACATCACCTATCGTCATCGAAATGCTGAACATGGCGGAGAACATTAGAAATGTTGTTGATAATCTAACATAATTCAGACCTATGTATTTACTTCATCTACTCAAGTTCATATGTCAATTTACTCAGGACAATAAAGTATGCTAGAACCTATTTTTAGTGGGAAAACTGCGTCAGAATTCCCACCAGCTAAGGACTATCCAAGTTCTTCTTATAGTGTCTCTGGATCATTGGAAACTCATTGATGGAGTGACACACTGCAGCAAAGCATTCTTGTTTATTGGTCTAAAGTTATCTACTCGAGTTTCGATCAATTTGCTAGAGACGCACCTTCTGGTAGCTATATTACATGAAACAAAATCATGTCTTAATTGTGCCAAACTATTCAGAATTCAGAGCAACTTGTGATAAATTTATCAAGAATGTTTATTATACACTAGACTTTGATAAAGAAACTGATAGCGTTACAATTGCTGAGATACATGAAACTTACCaagtatttacatgtacagatgtatctacatgtatattatatacagtgcATGTgccatatttgaaaaaaataaatagatacatTTTGATAAGCACTCTATTTATCAATTGCTGTTTCTgaataatacaatgttttatcaaGCATTTCATTTAGATAAGATATTACTAAAAAGATCTTGTAATGATAAGATATTTTTCAGAAACAATATCAACAACTCCAACTGGTAAATTTCTCAGCCCTGATCACACTGCCATCTAATTACGATGATATTGACATCCCATGTTTTAAAGGACATTTCTCTGTTTGAACTTGTTAAAATTTACAAGAACTGAAAGCCAAAGCTAATTTATAACACACACCATCCACCTTTCCTAGCTCTTATATGagaccatggcaaccaaatatTCCTCCATTATGTTTTCATGGTAACTACCATAATTGTATAATGAACTCCATCATGGCAACCAAATTTTCTGAACAACTGCATGCATGGGAGATTGGGGGATACAAAAACAAGAAAGTTGATCACATGTGTTATAATATCTATCAGTATTTATTATAGACCCATAATTATTGGTGTAGAGAATGGATTACATGTCAGTTCTTGCTGTTTTTATACCACCAACAACGAAGTTTAGGGAAGTATATCCGAATCTATTCGGGTCGTCCGTCTATccctctgtctgtctgtagacacaactacaattggagttattactaaatttgtgcagtgGGGGTATACGTATTAGTCATCTAAACTGGCAACAGTTCCAGTTTGTGCAGTAATTAGTGATTTTATGGGTATGATTAATGAGTTTTGAGAATTTAATGCCACAGGAATTTTCAAGTCACTTGACATGCCAATGTGAGTGTATCAAAGGCAACTATTTATGTCAAGATGGTCTTTCCTGTTTgggaaaaattaaaatttatacattttgtgtTCTCATTTTCTCACTAAAAGTTCACTTTGGCATCCTAAAACCAATACAAATAGAAGAATGCAATTTTAACTGAGCTGCTTTTAGCTGAGCTGGTTTTATCCCTCTGTAAGACTAAGTTATAAGACAAGAACATTTAGATTTACTCAGTATTTTTATTGAATAAGCAACATCACCTAATTAAGTATCTATAGTCATACTTAAACAGatataaaacattatcaaaACAGATCACAGGAGTCTATACAacttatttatatgtaaaaaaaaaatgaaatccagACATAGTTACACATATTTTTGTCCCTTTCaacattgtaattttttctGCACGTCTTTTTAATTGTTTCTTTAACTACCTGGTAAATCTACAAAACAAGTGCCAAACCAATAACACAACTGTCATTATGTTTTTAAGTTGATGTAGCAGGATACATCCTTGTCCTGTCTTAAGCTCAGATTATAGCCAACAatctgcatttttttttaatatatatatatttttttttttttgaaaatcctGACTtaatgaacaagaggcccaaaggctgtaacagtcatctgactaccttggcaataatcgtGTAGGAAAGCAATTAGACATAGTGTTAAGGTAGcaatcttcgatttgggatcaacctgagatgtaacaacattttgtcagggccatgtcgggatcatttcatgcaagtttcagcccaatctcatcggtagaacttgagaagaagttcgaaatgtgttttcaagatggggGCTGTGGGGCCATCTTgcatttcagatcgacccaaaaaataacagcactttgtcagaaccatgtcaggatcagtTCAggcaagtttaagccaaatcACACCgatagaacttaagaagaagttcaaaatgtgtttttgaaGATTGGgactgtggtggccatcttatAATTTggttcgacccgaaaaataacaaaattttgtcgggaccatgtcaggatcatttcaggcaagtttcagccaaatcgcactggaaaaacttgagaagaaggtcaaaatgtgttttcaagatagcagctgtggcggccaccttggatttcggatcgacccgaaaaataacaacactttgtcaggaccatgtcaggatcagtccaggcaagtttcagccaaatcgcactggtagaactggagaagaagttcaaaatgtgaaaagttaacgcacggcggacggcgggcGGCAGATGACGAAGGACAAaaatgatgactataggtcatacTGAAACTaccggtcagatgacctaaaaatgttaatctttcattaaaatgaattacaggcatatatgatatattgtatcattatgagcaaactttattttcatttcatgtgaTGATATATGATTCTACAAACCacaaaagttttaaaacaatCTGTTTCAGCATAAAAACAAAGTCTATTTCTATTTCCTCTTAAATCAtcacaaaaattaaatatattagcTGTGTCATGTGATTAACATCTATTAGTAACATGTTGCAGTGATATGAATTGAAATGAACCCTTCAGTACCCTGatgattaataataaataatattttcacaaaGAAACATGGTAATTAGTAAGACAAGCATTTCTATGTGAAAGAtgaatcatgaaaaaaaatgctCAGACTTAAAAGATGTTGACGTCGGAATACATTCTCCCCAGTATATTTACTATAAGGTTAGTTGTTGGTTATTCATAGATGTTGCTAACGATCATCACATTAATTAATGGTCATTTCTTAATATaatggttatctcccctatgTGCACTGTCTTTAGACAAATTAAGTAACtgtgataaatatatagatatgataaacaaaatgaaattaccAAATAAATGTTGACTCTCACTTGGCTAAATGGAAAAACAGAGAAATATATCTTCATTGTTTTATAACGCGACATAGATTACACTGAAAATCTTTTTGTTTGATGTCGTAACCTTATCCAAGGTCATGgatatacaatttttttatttttttttcttcattttaacaaacttgtattttttgtttcagaaaggtaTTGGGCCTaacaacagaaaaaataatCTATTAGAGCATAGAATTTCACTAAAATCAaccaaacaacaaaaaaacaatgcaTTGAATATTTATTGAACTATATCTTTATAATAAACTATATTATAATAATGGTTATTTCTTAAACAGGAAATACTTTTGTCTAAACTCTCTAGTATCACAGGCATGTCATATCTTAATAAAttcaacattaaaaaaacaacacacaacaaacaaaacagaactattaaataaattaatgaagcTAAATTCAAATCATAAAGGTAATCATTAATAACTAGAAAACATCAACCAAGATACAATTggagaaaaatgataaaattgacaTCAGAAATTGCTTTTTACTATTTTCTTACTTCTGATCAGTGAAATTCTTGTGTCCAAACATGGCGCTATGTTTTTTCCCAGCTTCCATGAAAGTCTCCATATGTTTATATCtacagtacatgtagatatcattttagaattaacaAAAGGTTGATGCTTACTGGTCTCCACTGACAACATAATTACCTAAATGATAAGTTGACATTAATGATTTGTtggtatattgtataatattctGATAACGTTCACACTCTGTTGAAATATTATTCCGTAGTATTCGGTAATCTGTATAAGAAATagacaaaaacaattaaattgtGTATAAAGGGATACAGCGAAATTGACAGAActgtaattatatttattatcacTGATCATGAGATATAAGAAATTTGGTACGTAGAGAAGTCTAGCCTAACTGCATGACAATGACATCACTAACTTTACGTCTGATAAATGATCAACCAGTTTGACTagcaaatattaaaaaaaatatatattaaatagttGCTGCACAAAAACAAACCCAGATTTACATGATCTCCCACTAGGCTATTCtggtaaacaagaggcccagagggcctgtatcgctcacctggtttgtaatgcctagcaaggttcattgtttcttttctgaaggaatttgaatatttacctctaattcccctattgggccccactctttctgctcaagggggtgaaagccaaaaattataggaattctgttaaccccaaggatgtttctgggccaaatttggttaaaatccaagcagaactctaagactagtagcgatttataggatttacctaaatttccctattgggccccgcccctcctgcccccagggggtcagatccaaaatttatacaagttctattccccttcccccaaggatgtttctggccaaatttggtttcaatccatgcagaactctaggacaagtagcgatttataggatttacctctatttcccctattgggcccgcccctcctgcccccggggggtcagagccaaaatttatataagttctgttcctattcccctaagaat is a genomic window of Argopecten irradians isolate NY chromosome 10, Ai_NY, whole genome shotgun sequence containing:
- the LOC138333222 gene encoding uncharacterized protein; amino-acid sequence: MDRPGTPERDISECPSDTAEAGKASVCEGCPGQAYCQSQGGVDPDQEAVDLRMGAIKHKILVLSGKGGVGKSTVASLLAGALASRSQKVGVVDLDICGPSIPKLLDVEGKPIVNSQYGWKPLVSPHYNVKVMSVGSLLASDTNSVVFRGPRKSGLIKRFIKDTYWGRLDFLICDTPPGTSDEHLTVIKVLKNVKPDGAIIVTTLQQVALATIRKEINFCKKMGVRVLGLVGNMESYICPCCGEISELFPSKGLENLAAEFNIPILGRLPLDQEVTQSCEAGNNVISDLQTSPIVIEMLNMAENIRNVVDNLT